One genomic window of Methanomicrobia archaeon includes the following:
- the artA gene encoding archaeosortase A, which translates to MILKSIIPFVSIVLFLLALVFRKRAVGALGWAVFALYCADEVSFYLNKGEYFDASIAVIFLVFTLLFAALMVKSPPVLSEKDGEDLFLTITRIAVITAVFYFPFAEIPALETFIIYATTKITTTVLSLFNVGVYMVYPSSIYSTSSSFHAVYKPIEIVLACTAIQSMVLFAGLAFGVNAPRERKLKAFLVSVPTIYVLNIVRNVFVAAAYFELWFGPPLQSFYIAHGIIARIFVMISLIAVAYAVFIILPEALDIIEDFFRVLLRKQRV; encoded by the coding sequence ATGATCCTTAAATCCATCATTCCGTTTGTTTCAATCGTGCTCTTCCTACTGGCGCTCGTATTCCGTAAAAGAGCAGTAGGCGCTCTGGGCTGGGCAGTTTTTGCCCTTTACTGCGCTGATGAAGTCTCGTTCTATCTCAACAAGGGCGAATACTTTGACGCGTCTATAGCAGTTATTTTTCTCGTGTTTACGCTGCTTTTTGCTGCTCTTATGGTGAAATCACCGCCAGTGCTAAGCGAAAAGGACGGCGAAGATCTGTTTCTCACCATCACCCGAATTGCCGTGATCACCGCCGTCTTTTACTTCCCGTTCGCTGAAATACCCGCGCTTGAGACGTTCATTATTTACGCCACCACGAAGATCACGACCACCGTGCTCTCTCTTTTCAACGTAGGCGTATATATGGTCTATCCCTCCAGCATTTACTCCACCAGCAGCTCGTTCCACGCGGTTTACAAGCCGATAGAGATTGTCTTAGCGTGCACGGCGATCCAGAGTATGGTCCTCTTTGCAGGTTTGGCATTCGGCGTCAACGCACCGCGTGAACGCAAATTAAAGGCTTTTTTGGTCTCCGTTCCCACTATTTACGTGCTGAACATCGTCCGAAACGTCTTTGTCGCCGCGGCGTATTTCGAGCTGTGGTTTGGCCCACCGCTCCAGAGCTTTTACATCGCACACGGCATAATCGCGCGGATATTCGTGATGATCTCGTTAATCGCGGTTGCTTACGCTGTGTTCATAATACTTCCCGAGGCGTTGGACATAATCGAGGATTTCTTCCGCGTTCTACTCAGGAAACAGCGCGTTTAA
- a CDS encoding PAS domain S-box protein, translating to MSGEQKGIRILHVDDESSFLTLTKSFLERGDAGFHVDSATSAEEGIMLLKSGNYDLVISDYRMPGMDGLKFLERLRQDGETVPFIMFTGKGREEVAIEALNKGANHYMQKGGDLKSLYGTLAHAIKEVVAKKRAEEALQKSEEMYRTLFENTGTAMMIVEEDMVISHINDEMVNMSGYSKDEIEGRVKWPELVMQDDRERMLKYHRLRRSDQEVAPKSYEFRFIHKQGDARDASLTVTILPGTKKSVISIKDITEKKRMEDELRRSGTLYRTFFEVTNAPTVVLNEDGTFYRVNKEGAKISGFTKEELEGKKSWTEFIANAEDLERMKNIHRLRRDNPDNAPMHYEFLFRDRYGNLRNIYVAAALIPETKKSVVSFMDITERKQMEQEIQSILESVPTGMFFIDFKDPDGRFVRVNKALAERYGMKPEEFKGKTTRQLFPNDADNYIKSDRRVQKSGKPRIEKIRKITTLEGVRWVRLDKVPVKDADGKVIGIIGSEVDITERKQMEDQLKESELKFRTIFDRAVDGILVVDTDTKRFIMANEAISRMLGYTLEELLNMGPMDVIPKEQQPQRREELEKAFTGEIKGMPNIPFERKDGRVIYVNINAGLMKFHAKTYLAGIIRNITEQKRADEERERLLSELEAKNTELERFTYTVSHDLSSPLFAIRGFTSLMREDLEQSETENLNSHLERIETAAVKMEHFLRDTLQLSRIGRVTNPPEDVPFGEIVEDALEQTSGELKANNVAVSIAEDFPTVHVDLVRIAEVLVNFITNSIKYRGDQPQPKIEIGYRVDDKGTVFFVKDNGIGIDKSAHEKVFELFYRVDTGGEGTGAGLAIVKRIVEVHGGRIWIESETGKGCTVCFTLPVR from the coding sequence ATGTCGGGAGAGCAAAAGGGTATAAGGATCCTGCATGTGGACGACGAGTCGAGTTTCCTCACGTTGACAAAGAGTTTTTTGGAGCGTGGAGATGCGGGTTTTCATGTGGATAGCGCAACCTCCGCAGAAGAGGGCATCATGCTCTTGAAGAGCGGGAACTACGATTTAGTCATCTCGGACTATCGGATGCCGGGAATGGATGGCCTGAAATTCCTCGAACGCCTTCGACAGGATGGTGAGACGGTTCCCTTTATTATGTTCACCGGGAAAGGGCGAGAAGAAGTTGCGATAGAAGCCTTGAACAAAGGTGCTAACCACTACATGCAGAAAGGCGGAGATTTGAAGAGCCTCTATGGAACCTTGGCACATGCGATTAAAGAAGTGGTAGCGAAAAAGAGAGCAGAAGAAGCGCTCCAAAAATCGGAGGAGATGTATCGAACTCTCTTCGAAAATACCGGAACCGCGATGATGATCGTCGAGGAGGACATGGTCATATCACATATTAATGATGAAATGGTGAATATGTCAGGGTACTCCAAAGACGAGATTGAAGGCCGGGTGAAATGGCCAGAATTGGTCATGCAAGATGATCGGGAGAGGATGCTGAAATATCACCGCTTGCGGCGGAGTGATCAAGAGGTTGCACCAAAGAGTTACGAATTCCGATTTATCCATAAACAGGGAGATGCCCGAGATGCTTCCCTGACCGTCACAATACTTCCAGGAACGAAAAAAAGCGTGATCTCTATCAAGGACATCACCGAGAAAAAAAGGATGGAAGACGAACTCCGGCGATCGGGAACCCTGTATAGAACCTTCTTCGAAGTTACCAATGCTCCTACGGTGGTGCTCAACGAGGACGGGACATTTTATCGCGTAAATAAGGAAGGTGCGAAAATCTCAGGGTTCACCAAAGAGGAGCTGGAGGGCAAGAAGAGCTGGACCGAATTCATCGCGAATGCCGAGGATCTTGAAAGGATGAAAAACATCCATCGATTGCGACGAGACAATCCTGATAACGCTCCAATGCACTATGAATTCCTATTCCGAGACCGGTATGGAAATCTTCGGAACATCTATGTGGCTGCTGCATTGATCCCCGAAACAAAAAAGAGTGTGGTATCATTCATGGATATCACCGAACGCAAACAGATGGAGCAAGAAATTCAATCAATTCTTGAATCGGTGCCAACCGGTATGTTCTTTATCGATTTTAAGGACCCTGACGGCAGGTTTGTGCGTGTAAACAAGGCGCTCGCAGAACGATATGGAATGAAACCTGAGGAGTTTAAAGGCAAAACAACCAGGCAACTCTTTCCAAATGACGCTGACAACTATATCAAAAGCGATAGAAGAGTCCAGAAGAGTGGCAAACCACGGATAGAAAAAATTAGAAAGATCACCACACTGGAAGGTGTGAGATGGGTGCGATTAGACAAAGTCCCCGTCAAAGATGCTGACGGCAAGGTTATCGGTATAATAGGATCGGAAGTGGACATCACAGAGCGCAAACAGATGGAAGACCAGCTGAAAGAATCCGAACTGAAATTTAGAACTATTTTTGACCGCGCCGTTGATGGGATCCTTGTGGTAGATACCGATACAAAAAGATTCATCATGGCAAATGAAGCGATAAGTCGGATGTTGGGTTATACGTTGGAAGAGCTCCTGAACATGGGCCCGATGGATGTCATTCCCAAAGAGCAACAGCCGCAACGCAGGGAGGAACTCGAAAAAGCGTTTACGGGGGAAATTAAAGGTATGCCAAATATTCCTTTTGAAAGAAAAGACGGCCGTGTCATTTATGTCAACATCAACGCGGGTCTGATGAAGTTCCATGCAAAGACCTATCTCGCGGGTATTATTAGAAACATCACCGAGCAGAAACGAGCGGATGAAGAACGAGAACGCCTTCTTAGCGAGCTGGAAGCAAAAAATACCGAGCTTGAGCGGTTTACCTATACGGTCTCGCATGACCTCAGCTCGCCACTCTTTGCTATCCGGGGCTTTACGTCGCTCATGAGAGAAGATTTGGAGCAGAGCGAAACGGAGAACCTGAATAGCCATTTAGAACGAATAGAAACCGCAGCCGTAAAGATGGAACACTTTTTGCGTGATACTCTGCAGCTCTCTCGTATCGGTCGAGTAACGAATCCACCGGAAGATGTGCCGTTTGGAGAAATTGTTGAAGACGCCTTGGAGCAGACCTCAGGCGAACTCAAAGCGAATAACGTCGCCGTTTCCATAGCTGAGGACTTCCCGACGGTTCACGTAGATCTGGTACGGATAGCAGAAGTGCTGGTGAATTTTATTACGAACAGCATAAAATACCGGGGCGATCAGCCACAACCGAAGATAGAGATCGGGTATCGCGTAGATGATAAGGGGACCGTGTTCTTCGTGAAGGATAACGGGATAGGAATCGACAAGAGTGCGCACGAAAAAGTGTTCGAGCTGTTCTATCGGGTGGACACGGGCGGAGAAGGAACAGGCGCCGGGCTTGCGATCGTGAAACGGATAGTCGAGGTGCACGGCGGTCGTATCTGGATCGAATCGGAGACGGGTAAAGGATGCACGGTTTGTTTTACGCTGCCCGTGCGATAA
- a CDS encoding putative manganese-dependent inorganic diphosphatase, which yields MTAEKQKRVFVIGHTNPDSDSICSAIGYAYLKNALDKKCLYAPARAGDVNSETKFVLDRFNFELPLEIESLAATVGDMDLKKPIVAAPNDSIRDVASLMREKTIRTVPIVDRDTKLLGIVGLRDIAEYYIANLGRKDLSATPIDLNILIRTLNGKVILNPETREKLTGRVFIAGMQKATILNKIHAGDVVILGDRSDVQVDLINTGCSALIVTGDSLISPEVESAAAEKGTVLISSPHDTFTTARLLDLSTPLYSIMSQKVPIAELYTRITELRQKVLESEYRSALIVDHDRRLLGIVTRTDLLRPIRKNVILVDHNESSQAVDSVQEAHILEIIDHHRVGDISTLMPIHVRNEPIGSTCTIVAEQMLLHRIEIPHDIAGLLLSGILSDTLILTLSTTTDRDKEVARELARIARIEIAEYGKELLAASISIKGKSGKEILLHDFKEYELGDKRIGVGQVMVIDKGEIYTKERDIKTEMESLRAERRYDLVVLLITNPLESGEELIVKGEKRLIEKAFGIEIQNDKGFIPQTLSRKKEFIPKVGYVCTTS from the coding sequence ATGACCGCGGAGAAGCAGAAGCGAGTGTTTGTTATCGGGCACACGAATCCTGATTCCGATTCCATCTGCTCTGCTATTGGCTATGCGTACCTCAAGAACGCTCTGGATAAGAAATGCCTTTATGCCCCTGCACGAGCGGGCGACGTGAACAGCGAGACGAAATTTGTGCTCGATCGATTCAACTTCGAGCTGCCGCTGGAGATCGAGAGTCTCGCAGCGACTGTTGGTGATATGGACTTGAAGAAGCCCATTGTCGCGGCGCCCAACGATTCTATACGGGATGTCGCATCGTTGATGAGGGAGAAAACCATCCGCACGGTGCCGATCGTTGACCGGGATACGAAGCTCCTGGGCATTGTCGGGCTCCGGGACATCGCGGAATATTACATCGCCAATCTAGGCCGCAAGGACCTATCCGCCACGCCAATCGACCTGAATATCCTGATCAGAACGCTGAATGGGAAAGTAATTCTCAATCCGGAGACCCGGGAGAAATTAACCGGCAGAGTATTCATTGCGGGAATGCAGAAAGCAACGATTTTAAACAAAATCCACGCCGGTGACGTCGTTATTTTAGGCGATAGGTCTGATGTCCAAGTAGATTTGATCAATACTGGCTGCTCAGCTCTTATCGTTACGGGCGATTCGCTGATTAGCCCCGAAGTTGAGAGCGCAGCCGCGGAGAAGGGCACGGTGCTCATCTCGTCACCGCACGATACCTTCACGACCGCCCGGCTACTCGATCTGTCCACGCCGCTCTATTCTATAATGTCGCAGAAAGTACCAATCGCAGAGCTTTATACGCGAATTACTGAATTGCGGCAGAAAGTTTTGGAATCCGAGTATCGCAGTGCGCTAATTGTCGATCACGACCGCCGGCTGCTCGGTATCGTTACCCGAACCGATTTACTGCGGCCCATACGAAAGAACGTCATTTTGGTCGATCATAACGAGAGCTCCCAAGCGGTTGACAGCGTGCAGGAGGCGCATATATTAGAGATTATCGACCATCACCGGGTCGGCGACATCTCAACACTCATGCCCATTCACGTCCGCAATGAGCCGATCGGAAGCACCTGCACAATTGTCGCGGAACAAATGCTGCTTCACCGGATCGAGATCCCGCACGATATAGCTGGCCTGTTGCTTTCCGGCATATTATCCGATACGCTCATACTGACGTTATCGACCACTACGGATCGCGATAAAGAAGTCGCACGTGAATTAGCTCGTATCGCACGAATCGAGATAGCGGAGTACGGCAAGGAACTCTTAGCGGCGAGTATAAGCATCAAAGGTAAATCCGGCAAAGAGATCCTGCTTCACGATTTTAAGGAATACGAACTCGGCGATAAGAGAATCGGCGTGGGGCAAGTAATGGTGATCGACAAGGGCGAGATATACACGAAAGAACGCGATATAAAAACAGAAATGGAGAGTTTACGTGCGGAACGACGCTACGATCTGGTCGTGCTCCTCATTACGAATCCGTTGGAATCAGGCGAGGAACTCATCGTAAAAGGCGAGAAACGGCTGATCGAGAAGGCGTTCGGAATCGAGATACAGAACGACAAAGGCTTCATCCCGCAGACCTTATCGCGGAAGAAAGAGTTCATTCCGAAGGTCGGTTACGTCTGCACTACTTCGTGA
- a CDS encoding dihydroneopterin aldolase family protein: MSENEELTDRDNALFEAGIKLGALYHQFIGTPVSPETAKSLETAIKECVSLQPFVSSVTAEIDRDKVRERANEFNYCELRGDMLDVTVVVRYETVEARVRVKYDEALNYPLMRIEEVLTK; this comes from the coding sequence ATGTCAGAAAACGAAGAACTAACGGACCGCGATAACGCGCTCTTCGAAGCGGGCATCAAATTGGGCGCGCTCTACCATCAGTTCATTGGCACGCCTGTGAGCCCGGAAACCGCGAAATCGTTAGAGACCGCGATAAAGGAGTGCGTATCGCTGCAGCCGTTTGTGAGTTCGGTGACCGCGGAAATAGACCGCGATAAGGTTCGGGAGCGTGCGAACGAGTTCAATTACTGCGAGCTACGCGGCGACATGCTGGACGTCACGGTTGTGGTACGATACGAGACGGTGGAAGCGCGTGTACGCGTGAAATACGACGAGGCGCTGAATTATCCCTTGATGCGTATCGAAGAAGTACTCACGAAGTAG
- a CDS encoding type II toxin-antitoxin system RelE/ParE family toxin produces MYEEVKFAINIKEPAENRLKKYDKEIQKRFATKIRKLKENPAIHGKPLRGVLRGYWELYFERRYRIIYTIDYKAQIVRSKQLNTKMNFNLNPKLFCKLFKIATLHLFSLAFFDLIHEITIGQNLDCPLHRLVFIYGDRNPFGLMPSVFYRFGHLYH; encoded by the coding sequence ATCAAGGAACCCGCAGAAAACCGGCTCAAAAAGTATGACAAAGAGATTCAGAAACGTTTTGCCACTAAAATCAGAAAGTTGAAAGAAAATCCAGCGATACACGGTAAACCTTTGAGGGGCGTGCTTCGCGGTTATTGGGAGTTATATTTTGAACGGAGATACCGGATCATCTACACAATTGATTATAAAGCGCAGATTGTAAGATCGAAGCAATTAAACACAAAGATGAACTTTAATTTAAATCCCAAGCTCTTTTGCAAGCTCTTCAAAATCGCGACGCTTCACCTTTTCTCGCTTGCCTTCTTCGATTTGATTCATGAGATCACGATCGGACAGAACCTCGATTGTCCGTTGCATCGACTCGTATTCATCTACGGAGATCGTAATCCATTCGGTTTGATGCCGTCCGTGTTTTACCGCTTCGGTCATCTGTATCATTAA